A window of Acinetobacter sp. TR3 contains these coding sequences:
- a CDS encoding class I SAM-dependent methyltransferase: protein MSCTFQFAKAPEQLLKALHDVIPSTDLLAQQLPETPISLWLIPPVFPTDRLDDEVIRRIWNETPYWIFCWASGLAMAQWLLAEPHHVKDKVVLDFGAGSGVVAIAAKMAGAKRVICCDIDPISLASCRENALLNDVELEYLDDLYKAEQVDVLLAADVLYDQCNRFFLDEFLKFAPEVWVADSRVKNFSHPQYMKIDERSATTWPDLDESKEFRNVSFYKTL from the coding sequence ATGAGTTGTACATTTCAATTTGCGAAAGCACCTGAACAATTGCTTAAAGCGTTGCATGATGTCATTCCAAGCACAGATTTATTAGCGCAGCAACTGCCCGAAACTCCAATTTCATTGTGGCTCATTCCACCTGTTTTTCCAACTGATCGTTTAGATGATGAAGTCATTCGTCGTATTTGGAATGAGACGCCGTATTGGATTTTCTGTTGGGCATCTGGTTTAGCGATGGCACAGTGGCTACTCGCTGAGCCACATCATGTTAAAGATAAAGTGGTCTTAGATTTTGGTGCAGGTTCGGGTGTAGTTGCAATTGCTGCAAAAATGGCAGGTGCTAAGCGTGTGATCTGTTGTGATATTGATCCAATAAGTCTTGCGTCATGTCGTGAAAATGCTTTGTTGAATGATGTTGAACTTGAGTACTTGGATGATTTATATAAAGCCGAGCAAGTGGATGTATTGCTTGCTGCGGACGTGCTGTATGACCAATGCAATCGTTTCTTCTTAGATGAGTTTCTTAAGTTCGCACCTGAAGTTTGGGTTGCCGATAGCCGAGTTAAAAACTTTAGTCACCCTCAATATATGAAAATTGATGAACGCAGTGCAACGACTTGGCCTGACTTAGATGAATCCAAAGAGTTTAGAAATGTGAGTTTTTATAAAACGCTGTGA